Proteins from one Rhinopithecus roxellana isolate Shanxi Qingling chromosome 20, ASM756505v1, whole genome shotgun sequence genomic window:
- the CDH15 gene encoding cadherin-15 gives MDAALLLVLGLLAQSLCLSLGVPGQRRPTTLYPWRQAPAPSRVRRAWVIPPISVSENHKRLPYPLVQIKSDKQQLGSVLYSIQGPGVDEEPRGVFSIDKFTGKVFLNAMLDREKNDRFRLRAFALDLGGSTLEDPTDLEIVVVDQNDNRPVFLQEAFTGRVLEGAAPGTYVTRAEATDADDPETDNAALRFSILQQGGPELFSIDELTGEIRTVQVGLDREVVAVYNLTLQVADMSGDGLTATASAIITLDDINDNAPEFTRDEFFLEATEAISGVDVGRLEVEDRDLPGSPNWVARFTILEGDPDGQFTIRTDPKTNEGILSIVKALDYESCEHYELKVSVQNEAPLQAAAPRAERGQAKVRVHVQDTNEPPVFQENPLRTSLAEGAPPGTLVAIFSAWDPDTEQLQRLSYSKDYDPEDWLQVDAATGRIQTQRVLSPASPFLKGGWYRAIVLAQDDASQPRTATGTLSIEILEVNDHAPVLALPPPGSLCSEPHQGPGLLLGATDEDLPPHGAPFHFQLSPRLPELGRNWSLSQVNVSHARLRPRNQVPEGLHRLSLLLRDSGQPPQQREQPLNVTVCRCGQDGVCLPGAAALLAGGTGLSLGALVIVLASALLLLVLVLLVALRARFRQQSRGKGLLHGPQDDLRDNVLNYDEQGGGEEDQDAYDISQLRHPTALSLPLGPPPLRRDAPQSRLHPQPPRALPTSPLDIADFISDGLEAADSDPSVPPYDTALIYDYEGDGSVAGTLSSILSSQGDEDQDYDYLRDWGPRFARLADMYGHP, from the exons ATGGACGCCGCTCTGCTCCTCGTCCTCGGGCTGCTGGCCCAG AGCCTCTGCCTGTCTTTGGGGGTTCCTGGACAGAGGAGGCCCACCACCCTGTACCCCTGGCGCCAGGCGCCTGCCCCGAGCCGCGTGCGGAGGGCCTGGGTCATCCCACCGATCAGTGTATCCGAGAACCACAAGCGTCTCCCCTACCCCCTGGTTCAG ATCAAGTCAGACAAGCAGCAGCTGGGCAGCGTCCTCTACAGCATCCAGGGACCCGGCGTGGACGAGGAGCCCCGGGGCGTCTTCTCTATCGACAAGTTCACGGGGAAGGTGTTCCTCAATGCCATGCTGGACCGTGAGAAGAACGACCGCTTCAGG CTAAGAGCATTTGCCCTGGACCTGGGAGGATCCACCCTGGAGGACCCCACGGACCTGGAGATTGTAGTTGTGGATCAGAACGACAACCGGCCAGTCTTCCTGCAGGAGGCGTTCACCGGCCGCGTGCTGGAGGGCGCAGCCCCAG GCACCTATGTGACCAGGGCGGAGGCCACAGATGCCGACGACCCCGAGACGGACAACGCAGCACTGCGGTTCTCCATCCTGCAGCAGGGCGGCCCCGAGCTCTTCAGCATCGACGAGCTCACAGGCGAGATCCGCACCGTGCAAGTGGGGCTGGACCGTGAG GTGGTCGCGGTGTATAATCTGACCCTGCAGGTGGCAGACATGTCTGGAGATGGCCTCACAGCCACTGCCTCAGCCATCATCACTCTTGATGACATCAATGACAATGCCCCCGAGTTCACCAGGGACGAG TTCTTCTTGGAGGCCACAGAGGCCATCAGCGGAGTGGATGTGGGACGCCTGGAGGTGGAGGACAGGGACCTGCCAGGCTCCCCCAACTGGGTGGCCAGGTTTACCATCCTGGAAGGCGACCCCGATGGGCAGTTCACCATCCGCACGGACCCCAAGACCAATGAGGGTATTCTGTCCATTGTGAAG GCCTTGGACTATGAGAGCTGTGAACACTACGAGCTCAAAGTGTCGGTGCAGAATGAGGCCCCTTTGCAGGCGGCTGCCCCCAGGGCCGAGCGGGGCCAGGCCAAGGTCCGCGTGCATGTGCAGGACACCAACGAGCCCCCCGTGTTCCAGGAGAACCCACTTCGGACCAGCCTAGCAGAGGGGGCACCCCCAGGCACTCTGGTGGCCATCTTCTCTGCCTGGGACCCTGACACAGAGCAGCTGCAGAGGCTCAG CTACTCCAAGGACTACGACCCAGAAGACTGGTTGCAAGTGGACGCAGCCACTGGCCGGATCCAGACCCAGCGGGTGCTCAGCCCGGCGTCTCCCTTCCTCAAGGGCGGCTGGTACAGAGCCATTGTCCTGGCCCAGGATGATG CCTCCCAGCCCCGCACCGCCACCGGCACCCTGTCCATTGAGATCCTGGAGGTGAACGACCACGCACCCGTACTGGCCCTGCCGCCGCCGGGCAGCCTGTGCAGCGAACCGCACCAGGGCCCCGGCCTCCTCCTGGGCGCCACGGATGAGGACCTGCCTCCCCATGGGGCCCCCTTCCACTTCCAGCTGAGCCCCAGGCTCCCAGAGCTCGGCCGGAACTGGAGCCTCAGCCAGGTCAATG TGAGCCATGCGCGCCTGCGGCCGCGAAACCAGGTCCCCGAAGGCCTGCACCGCCTCAGCCTGCTGCTCCGGGACTCCGGGCAGCCGCCCCAGCAGCGCGAGCAGCCGCTGAACGTGACCGTGTGCCGCTGCGGCCAGGACGGCGTCTGCCTGCCGGGGGCCGCCGCGCTGCTGGCGGGCGGCACAGGCCTCAGCCTGGGCGCACTGGTCATCGTGCTGGCCAGCGCCCTCCTGCTGCTAG TGCTAGTCCTGCTCGTGGCACTCCGGGCACGGTTCCGGCAGCAGTCGCGGGGCAAGGGGCTGCTGCATGGCCCCCAGGACGACCTTCGAGACAATGTCCTCAACTACGATGAGCAGGGAGGCGGGGAGGAGGACCAG GATGCCTACGACATCAGCCAGCTGCGTCACCCGACAGCACTGAGCCTGCCTCTGGGGCCACCGCCACTTCGCAGAGATGCCCCACAGAGCCGCCTGCACCCCCAGCCACCCCGAGCGCTGCCTACCAGCCCCCTGGACATTGCTGACTTCATCAGTGAT GGTTTGGAGGCTGCAGATAGTGACCCCAGTGTGCCGCCTTATGACACAGCCCTCATCTATGACTACGAGGGTGATGGCTCGGTGGCGGGGACCCTGAGCTCCATCTTGTCCAGCCAGGGCGATGAGGACCAGGACTACGACTACCTCAGGGACTGGGGGCCCCGCTTCGCCCGGCTGGCAGACATGTACGGGCACCCATGA